In Shewanella sp. VB17, a single genomic region encodes these proteins:
- a CDS encoding ABC transporter permease subunit, producing the protein MDIQAIKPDPKAKDLCLGKGASRRAIMDKVTEVGVTLGGAMVFVALLLIFFYLLYVVKPIFDGAEVSPVMNVDVFNDATPALMVGSDEQNELIYRVSDTGQVDFYSVKTGKVIERNRLSLPAGTQVSSSSVSAPSEQRFVLGLDNGQLLLAEMNFGLTYPDDKRVITPDIRFPAGKSALTIDKNGSALHHIVFGYSSDMMSFVYQDDDNVWHLTRQEGEENMMTEEVEWVLSTGIISEAPLNVQQQLMTPDQRQLILRSDDKLFIYDIRDAENTQLMQVLELELAKTQVKEVNLLAGASSILVSYDSGSVVQYFQVNGEKGRQYQEIRSFDKLESLASVGSEFYRKSFVTISDKGELSLFYTTSQRKLFSGQFNLSNPSQIGFSPRANALVVEAGHKLHLFSVENQHPEVSWSAMWNKVWYEGYPEPKYVWQSTSGSDDFEAKLSLMPLAFGTMKAALYAMLFATPLSVAGAIYTAYFMSPKVRSVVKPTIEIMEALPTVILGFLAGLWLAPLIEDNLPGILLLLILLPVSILLSAFLWHNLPDRWKHCLPDTYQELMLIPIIVFVGWFSFWMSPAIESFFFNGDSRMFITNELGITFDQRNALVVGIAMGFAVIPTIFSIAEDAVFSVPRHLSNGSLALGATNWQTLIRVVLLTASPGIFSAVMMGLGRAVGETMIVLMATGNTAIMEWSVFEGMRTLAANIAVEMPESAIGSSHYRVLFLAAFVLFIFTFFFNTIAEIVRQRLRERYSSL; encoded by the coding sequence ATGGACATTCAGGCGATAAAACCTGATCCCAAGGCTAAAGATCTATGTTTAGGCAAAGGAGCTAGCCGTAGAGCAATAATGGATAAGGTCACTGAGGTGGGCGTTACTCTAGGGGGAGCGATGGTTTTTGTTGCCCTGTTATTGATCTTTTTTTATCTTTTATATGTGGTTAAACCTATTTTTGATGGTGCTGAAGTTAGTCCTGTCATGAATGTAGATGTGTTTAATGATGCTACACCAGCCTTGATGGTGGGCAGTGATGAACAAAATGAACTCATTTATCGCGTATCAGATACCGGGCAAGTGGATTTTTACAGTGTCAAAACAGGTAAAGTAATTGAGCGAAATCGATTAAGTTTGCCTGCTGGCACTCAGGTTTCAAGTAGTTCAGTGTCAGCACCGAGTGAGCAGAGGTTTGTACTTGGCCTTGATAATGGTCAGCTGTTGTTAGCAGAAATGAATTTTGGACTAACCTACCCAGACGATAAGCGTGTGATCACACCAGACATTCGTTTTCCTGCGGGTAAAAGCGCATTAACTATTGATAAAAATGGTTCTGCACTCCATCACATCGTTTTCGGTTATAGCAGTGACATGATGAGTTTTGTTTATCAAGATGATGATAATGTTTGGCATTTGACTCGCCAAGAAGGCGAGGAGAACATGATGACCGAAGAGGTCGAATGGGTTTTGTCAACGGGGATAATTTCGGAAGCCCCTTTAAATGTGCAGCAGCAATTGATGACGCCGGATCAACGTCAGCTTATTTTAAGAAGTGATGATAAGCTGTTTATTTACGATATTCGAGATGCTGAAAATACTCAGTTAATGCAAGTACTGGAACTTGAACTTGCTAAAACTCAAGTTAAAGAGGTGAATTTACTTGCTGGTGCAAGCTCGATACTGGTGAGTTATGATTCTGGATCCGTTGTGCAATACTTTCAGGTTAATGGTGAGAAGGGACGTCAGTATCAAGAGATAAGGAGCTTTGATAAGCTTGAGTCGCTCGCCAGTGTTGGCAGTGAGTTTTATCGTAAAAGCTTTGTGACAATCAGTGACAAAGGTGAACTTTCTCTATTTTATACAACGAGTCAACGTAAGCTATTTTCTGGGCAATTTAACCTGAGCAATCCCAGTCAAATAGGTTTTAGCCCCCGTGCTAACGCACTGGTTGTCGAGGCTGGGCATAAGTTACATCTTTTCAGTGTAGAAAATCAACATCCCGAGGTTTCGTGGAGTGCGATGTGGAATAAAGTCTGGTATGAAGGGTATCCAGAGCCTAAGTATGTGTGGCAGTCCACCTCGGGGTCGGATGATTTCGAAGCAAAGTTAAGTTTAATGCCATTGGCGTTCGGTACGATGAAAGCGGCCCTCTATGCCATGTTGTTTGCAACGCCTTTGTCGGTTGCAGGTGCAATATACACCGCCTACTTCATGTCACCTAAGGTGCGATCGGTGGTTAAACCAACCATTGAGATTATGGAAGCGCTGCCCACCGTTATTTTAGGCTTCTTGGCCGGATTGTGGCTGGCTCCTCTGATTGAAGACAATCTGCCGGGGATCTTACTTCTGCTGATTTTACTGCCAGTTTCGATTCTGCTGAGTGCCTTTTTATGGCACAACCTACCAGATAGGTGGAAACATTGTTTACCTGACACTTACCAAGAGCTGATGCTCATTCCTATCATTGTTTTTGTCGGTTGGTTTTCTTTTTGGATGAGTCCTGCTATCGAAAGCTTCTTTTTCAATGGTGATTCACGCATGTTTATTACCAATGAACTTGGGATCACATTTGATCAACGCAATGCCCTTGTGGTTGGAATTGCCATGGGTTTTGCTGTTATACCCACCATTTTCTCTATCGCTGAAGATGCGGTGTTCTCTGTTCCACGTCACCTTTCGAATGGCAGTTTGGCATTAGGTGCAACCAACTGGCAAACCTTGATTCGAGTGGTGCTGTTAACCGCAAGTCCAGGTATTTTCTCTGCCGTGATGATGGGATTAGGGCGAGCTGTCGGTGAAACCATGATCGTGCTTATGGCAACAGGCAATACCGCTATTATGGAATGGAGTGTATTCGAAGGTATGAGAACCTTAGCAGCGAATATTGCCGTTGAAATGCCAGAATCTGCCATTGGTAGTTCACATTATCGCGTGCTTTTTCTAGCTGCATTTGTTCTGTTTATCTTTACTTTCTTCTTTAATACTATCGCGGAGATCGTAAGACAGCGTCTTCGTGAACGTTACAGTTCGCTTTAA